A window of Formosa sp. Hel1_31_208 contains these coding sequences:
- a CDS encoding DUF6090 family protein yields MIKFFGHIREKLLSKNKISNYLLYAIGEIALVMIGILLALQVNNWNESRKLISLKDNYLERLINDVKNDTTTINYVVSEIEKNQISINTLIKTLNSESDHTALDSIITNFFRRGWIISEFTPSTITYTDLSQTGNMKILWNPELTEDIIEYYGYISDIEKSNITNKTWITPLDIAVAKLTSAFELDPNTRQLFSHKSKPEALKNIQDNHELIERNAAGHYWINTSLSDNLIALKSVSIQLLKTIHNERELIH; encoded by the coding sequence ATGATCAAATTCTTTGGACACATACGCGAAAAATTACTCTCAAAAAATAAGATTAGTAATTACTTACTTTATGCTATAGGTGAAATCGCCTTGGTCATGATTGGCATACTATTAGCACTTCAAGTTAATAATTGGAATGAGTCGAGAAAGCTCATTAGTTTAAAAGACAATTATTTGGAGCGGCTAATTAATGATGTTAAAAATGATACGACGACCATAAATTATGTGGTTTCTGAAATAGAGAAAAACCAAATCTCTATTAACACTTTAATTAAAACCTTAAACTCAGAATCTGATCATACCGCATTAGATTCAATAATTACGAACTTTTTTAGAAGAGGGTGGATAATTTCAGAGTTTACACCAAGCACCATTACCTACACTGATTTGTCTCAAACTGGTAACATGAAGATTTTATGGAATCCAGAATTAACCGAGGATATTATTGAATATTATGGTTATATCTCAGATATAGAAAAATCAAATATCACAAATAAAACTTGGATTACACCTCTAGACATAGCGGTTGCTAAATTAACCTCAGCCTTTGAATTAGATCCAAATACAAGACAGTTGTTTTCTCATAAAAGCAAACCAGAGGCTCTAAAAAACATTCAAGATAATCATGAATTAATAGAACGTAATGCGGCCGGACATTATTGGATTAATACGTCTTTGTCAGATAACTTAATAGCACTTAAAAGTGTCAGCATTCAACTTTTAAAAACAATTCATAATGAACGAGAACTCATACATTAA
- a CDS encoding Nif3-like dinuclear metal center hexameric protein encodes MIIQDVISHLETLAPLAYAEDFDNVGLLVGDKNTKVTGILVTLDTIESVVEEAITKNCNLIVSFHPILFKGLKSITGKTYVERTVQKAIKNDIAIYAIHTALDNAHKGVNDIICNKLGLENKRILIPQKGTIKKLTTYVPVGNANALRAQLFKAGAGNIGNYDNCSFNAEGTGTYRGNEESNPTLGEKGHLHEEQEIQISVTFNKHSESRLLNVLFEHHPYEEVAFEVATLDNFDQHIGIGMIGELNKAQSSLEFFDFVKNTMNVTCIRHSEIISDTIKKVAVLGGSGSFAISAAKQAGADVLLTADLKYHDFFSAEQEIILADIGHYESEQFTKTFLVDYLSKKITNFAVVLSTTHTNPVKYL; translated from the coding sequence ATGATTATACAAGACGTCATTTCACATTTAGAGACTTTAGCACCTCTAGCATATGCCGAAGATTTTGACAACGTCGGATTACTTGTAGGCGATAAAAATACCAAAGTTACTGGTATCTTAGTAACTTTGGACACTATAGAGTCCGTAGTTGAGGAAGCCATAACCAAAAACTGCAATCTTATTGTGAGCTTTCATCCAATCCTATTTAAAGGTTTAAAATCTATTACCGGCAAAACATATGTTGAACGAACGGTACAAAAAGCTATAAAAAACGATATTGCGATTTATGCGATTCATACAGCTTTAGATAATGCCCATAAAGGTGTAAACGACATTATTTGTAATAAATTAGGTTTAGAAAACAAACGTATTTTAATACCTCAAAAGGGAACGATAAAAAAACTCACAACCTATGTTCCAGTTGGAAATGCGAATGCATTAAGAGCTCAGCTTTTTAAAGCAGGCGCAGGAAATATAGGAAACTATGACAATTGTAGTTTCAATGCTGAAGGCACTGGAACCTATAGAGGAAATGAAGAATCAAATCCTACTCTCGGAGAAAAAGGTCATTTGCACGAAGAGCAAGAAATCCAAATCTCAGTAACCTTTAATAAACATAGCGAGTCTAGATTATTAAATGTACTATTTGAACATCATCCCTATGAGGAGGTGGCTTTTGAAGTGGCAACACTTGATAATTTCGATCAACATATAGGTATTGGAATGATTGGCGAACTCAATAAAGCTCAATCTTCACTCGAATTTTTTGATTTTGTAAAAAACACAATGAATGTTACCTGCATTAGACATTCAGAAATTATATCCGACACAATTAAGAAGGTAGCAGTTTTAGGAGGCTCAGGAAGCTTTGCTATTAGTGCTGCAAAGCAAGCTGGAGCTGATGTGTTACTCACAGCCGACTTAAAATACCACGATTTCTTTTCCGCAGAACAAGAGATCATTTTAGCAGATATTGGACATTATGAAAGCGAACAGTTCACAAAAACCTTTTTAGTAGACTATCTCTCGAAAAAAATTACTAATTTTGCAGTCGTTTTATCAACGACGCATACAAATCCGGTAAAGTATTTATAA
- a CDS encoding class I SAM-dependent methyltransferase, whose protein sequence is MNDDHFEINRQTWNEKVKIHSESKMYDLEAFKNGKSSLMSYELKALGDVKGKSLLHLQCHFGQDTLSWSRLGAKCTGVDLSDEGIALAKSLNNQLGLEAEFVRCNVLDTSKYIKDTFDVVFTSYGVIGWLPDLKPWGQMIAERLKRGGTFYMVEFHPIVWMFDYLDGNTVMRYGYMQDEVIYEEYEGTYADESSKITSKEYGWNHGLSEVINALVQAGLQIDFLNEYDESPYNVFPDLVETKSGNYVTKDKLYPLIFELKATKL, encoded by the coding sequence ATGAATGATGACCATTTTGAAATCAATAGACAAACCTGGAATGAAAAAGTTAAAATTCATTCTGAAAGTAAGATGTATGATTTAGAGGCGTTCAAAAACGGGAAGTCATCTCTTATGTCATATGAATTAAAGGCACTTGGTGATGTTAAGGGTAAGTCATTATTGCATTTGCAGTGTCATTTTGGCCAGGATACACTAAGCTGGAGTAGACTAGGAGCAAAATGTACTGGTGTCGATTTGAGTGATGAAGGAATTGCATTAGCCAAATCATTGAACAACCAGCTTGGCTTGGAAGCAGAGTTTGTGCGTTGTAATGTGTTAGATACCTCAAAATATATAAAGGACACGTTCGATGTTGTATTCACCTCATATGGTGTGATAGGGTGGTTGCCAGACCTTAAACCCTGGGGGCAAATGATTGCAGAGCGTTTAAAAAGAGGTGGTACGTTTTATATGGTTGAGTTTCATCCTATTGTTTGGATGTTTGATTATTTAGATGGAAATACCGTAATGCGCTATGGCTACATGCAAGACGAGGTTATTTATGAGGAGTATGAAGGCACTTATGCTGACGAGTCTTCAAAAATAACGAGCAAAGAATATGGTTGGAACCATGGTTTGAGTGAAGTCATTAATGCACTTGTTCAAGCCGGACTTCAAATTGATTTCTTAAACGAATATGACGAAAGTCCGTATAATGTATTCCCAGATCTTGTTGAGACTAAATCTGGGAATTATGTCACTAAAGATAAATTATATCCGTTGATTTTTGAATTAAAAGCAACAAAGCTTTAG
- a CDS encoding DUF6090 family protein, producing the protein MIKFFRKIRYNLMEENKTGKYFKYAIGEIILVVIGILIALQINNWNENRINSNKETAILSNIHKEFKQNKKQLDSVIGQHQLAHSSCAKIISLFPIKSKPEPAVLDSLAGHLWWSYGGVTFNPSQTSISALASTSSFDIIQNETLRDLLISWNDLITDYQEEELRSSNHTWDQYDPYMSKHFDWNFNFKDERNKFKALQTLEFEFLVKSRYDFTDQILNTSGELQKVQKTLEKIIELTTPQSN; encoded by the coding sequence ATGATTAAATTCTTTCGAAAAATCCGCTACAATCTCATGGAAGAAAACAAAACAGGCAAATATTTTAAATACGCTATTGGTGAAATTATTCTTGTGGTGATTGGGATTTTGATAGCGTTACAGATTAATAACTGGAATGAAAATAGAATAAATTCTAACAAGGAAACTGCCATTTTGAGCAATATTCATAAAGAGTTTAAACAAAACAAAAAACAGTTAGATTCGGTAATAGGACAACATCAATTAGCACACAGCAGTTGTGCCAAAATCATAAGCTTATTCCCCATAAAATCTAAACCAGAGCCAGCAGTTTTAGACTCATTAGCTGGCCATTTATGGTGGTCTTATGGAGGTGTGACTTTTAATCCGTCACAAACAAGTATTAGTGCACTGGCAAGCACATCTTCATTTGATATTATTCAAAATGAAACCTTACGTGATTTGTTGATTTCTTGGAATGATTTGATAACAGATTACCAAGAAGAGGAATTGCGTTCTAGTAATCATACATGGGACCAATACGACCCCTATATGTCTAAACATTTTGATTGGAATTTTAATTTTAAAGACGAAAGAAATAAGTTTAAGGCACTACAAACGTTAGAGTTCGAATTTTTGGTGAAAAGTAGATATGATTTTACAGATCAGATACTAAATACTAGTGGAGAATTACAAAAAGTACAAAAGACTTTAGAAAAAATTATAGAACTTACTACACCACAAAGCAACTAG
- the kynU gene encoding kynureninase, with amino-acid sequence MSNYQLGLEFAKEQDRNDELSLFRTQFHMPKDKNGNELIYMTGNSLGLQPKLTKDYINQELEDWAKLGVEGHTDGRHPWLNYHEYLTDTMAEIVGAKPIEVVVMNSLTTNLHLMMVSFYKPTSKRYKILIEADAFPSDKYAVESQLRHHGYDDNDGLILWKSREGEELANYDDLENLLKVHGNEIALIMIGGVNYYTGQFFDLKRITNLGHSHGCVVGFDCAHGAGNVQLNLHDSGADFAVWCSYKYLNSGPGSLSGAFVHERHAHRKDLNRFTGWWSHNKDTRFKMRDEFDQLPGAEGWQLSNPPILSMAAIRASLDVFKQAGFQKLCEKSRRLTSYFEFLINTLNNSDIKIITPHHPEERGCQLSIQVKNADKSLHHKLTEAGVISDWREPDVIRCAPVPLYNSFEDVYKLVERLKKILN; translated from the coding sequence TTGTCTAACTATCAATTAGGTCTTGAATTTGCTAAAGAACAAGACCGCAATGACGAACTTTCATTATTTAGAACTCAATTTCATATGCCGAAGGACAAGAACGGTAATGAACTTATCTACATGACTGGGAATTCTTTGGGATTGCAACCAAAACTAACTAAAGACTACATCAATCAAGAACTTGAAGATTGGGCAAAACTAGGCGTTGAAGGACATACTGATGGGCGCCACCCATGGTTAAATTATCATGAATATTTAACCGATACTATGGCGGAAATCGTAGGAGCAAAACCGATAGAGGTTGTTGTTATGAATTCGCTTACTACCAATCTTCATTTGATGATGGTAAGTTTTTATAAGCCGACATCTAAACGCTATAAAATTTTAATAGAAGCAGATGCGTTTCCAAGCGATAAATATGCCGTAGAATCGCAATTGCGTCATCATGGTTATGATGATAACGATGGATTAATACTATGGAAATCAAGAGAAGGTGAAGAATTAGCAAACTACGACGACTTAGAAAACCTCTTGAAAGTACATGGAAACGAGATAGCACTTATAATGATTGGTGGTGTGAATTATTATACAGGACAGTTTTTTGATTTAAAACGCATTACAAATTTAGGGCATTCCCATGGTTGTGTGGTCGGCTTTGATTGTGCCCATGGCGCAGGAAATGTTCAACTCAACCTCCATGACTCAGGTGCCGATTTTGCTGTTTGGTGTAGTTATAAATATTTAAATTCTGGACCTGGGAGTTTATCTGGTGCTTTTGTTCATGAGCGTCATGCACATAGAAAAGATCTAAACCGATTTACTGGTTGGTGGTCCCATAATAAAGATACGCGGTTTAAAATGCGGGATGAATTTGATCAACTTCCCGGTGCCGAAGGCTGGCAATTGAGTAATCCACCAATATTATCTATGGCCGCTATTCGGGCATCACTAGATGTGTTTAAACAAGCTGGATTTCAGAAACTCTGTGAAAAATCGCGACGACTAACTAGCTATTTTGAGTTCCTAATAAATACTCTTAATAATTCTGATATCAAAATAATAACACCACATCATCCTGAAGAACGCGGTTGTCAACTCTCTATACAAGTAAAAAATGCAGATAAAAGTTTGCATCATAAACTAACAGAAGCAGGTGTGATTAGTGATTGGAGAGAACCAGATGTGATACGTTGTGCTCCTGTTCCCTTATATAATTCATTTGAGGATGTGTATAAATTAGTAGAACGATTAAAGAAAATTTTGAATTAA
- the lpxK gene encoding tetraacyldisaccharide 4'-kinase, whose protein sequence is MTFIRKLLIPFVPIYYVVTWMRNKCYDLGWKSSKSFDLPIICVGNLSTGGTGKTPTIEYLIRLLKADYKVATLSRGYKRETQGFILADDNASARTIGDEPYQFYRKFKDIVVGVDANRQHGISELIARQNPDLILLDDAFQHRKVSAGFNILLTSYANLYCDDIVLPTGNLREPRSGAQRANLIVVTKCPTSLLDKDKERIIKKLKPLAHQTVFFSVISYAREVRNSNSSLQLGALKGKTITVVTGIANPKPFVDYLDGSGLTFEHINFQDHHDFSNSEIEMLKKKSIILTTEKDYVRLKDKFKSNSSQLYYLPITFQIGQHEVFNKQVKSFVKTN, encoded by the coding sequence ATGACATTTATCAGAAAATTATTAATTCCATTTGTTCCGATTTATTATGTCGTGACTTGGATGCGCAATAAATGCTACGATCTGGGATGGAAATCTTCAAAGTCGTTCGATTTACCTATCATATGTGTTGGGAATTTGAGTACTGGCGGAACAGGGAAAACACCAACTATTGAGTACTTAATCAGGCTGCTCAAAGCCGATTATAAAGTCGCTACATTAAGTCGTGGCTACAAGAGAGAAACACAAGGGTTTATTTTAGCCGATGATAATGCAAGTGCACGAACCATTGGAGATGAACCGTATCAGTTTTATCGAAAATTTAAGGATATTGTTGTAGGAGTTGATGCCAATAGACAACATGGGATTTCCGAGTTAATTGCACGGCAAAATCCAGATCTGATTTTATTGGATGATGCATTTCAGCACAGAAAGGTGTCGGCAGGCTTTAATATCTTACTTACGTCATATGCTAATTTGTACTGTGACGATATCGTTTTACCTACTGGTAATTTGCGAGAGCCAAGGTCAGGAGCTCAGCGAGCAAATTTGATTGTAGTGACTAAATGTCCAACTTCATTATTAGATAAAGATAAAGAAAGGATCATTAAAAAGTTAAAACCGTTAGCACATCAAACGGTGTTTTTTAGTGTTATTTCATATGCTAGAGAGGTGCGAAATAGTAATAGTTCATTGCAGTTAGGCGCACTTAAGGGAAAGACAATTACTGTAGTTACCGGTATAGCAAATCCTAAGCCTTTTGTGGATTATTTAGATGGTAGCGGATTAACTTTCGAACATATAAATTTTCAGGATCATCACGATTTTTCTAATTCTGAAATTGAAATGCTTAAGAAGAAATCTATTATTTTAACTACGGAAAAAGATTATGTGCGATTAAAAGATAAATTCAAATCAAATTCTTCACAATTATATTATTTGCCAATTACGTTTCAAATAGGGCAACATGAAGTTTTTAATAAGCAAGTGAAGTCGTTTGTCAAAACTAATTAA
- a CDS encoding (4Fe-4S)-binding protein, translating into MGKTKEYSNGEVTIVWKPDACIHSAICVNGLGAVFQPKQKPWIKIDAASTDALVKQVKACPSGALSYYMNDEDNKASEVLETKVEVLEDGPLLVYGTLKVTHKDGSEETKNRTTAFCRCGVSLNKPYCDGSHVNKGFKG; encoded by the coding sequence ATGGGAAAGACAAAAGAATACTCTAACGGTGAAGTAACTATTGTTTGGAAGCCTGATGCTTGCATACATTCAGCAATATGTGTGAATGGTTTGGGTGCGGTGTTTCAGCCTAAACAAAAACCATGGATTAAAATTGATGCAGCTTCCACAGATGCGTTGGTAAAACAGGTTAAAGCCTGCCCCTCTGGGGCATTGAGCTACTATATGAATGATGAGGATAACAAAGCGTCAGAAGTTTTAGAAACTAAAGTAGAAGTGTTAGAAGATGGTCCGTTATTAGTATATGGGACCTTGAAAGTCACCCATAAGGATGGTAGCGAAGAAACTAAAAATAGAACGACAGCCTTTTGCAGGTGCGGCGTATCACTTAATAAACCTTATTGTGATGGTTCTCATGTCAATAAGGGATTTAAAGGTTAA
- the msrA gene encoding peptide-methionine (S)-S-oxide reductase MsrA, whose protein sequence is MKKLLFTLSIALLFSCQNNAQISEKQKAVINANPIEVPLKNGKASAYFASGCFWCVEAVYESVKGVEEVYNGYSGGFTKNPTYELSNTRKTGHAEAVEVIYDPKIVSFETLVDVYFASQNPTQVNGQGPDRGPQYRSIIFYQNDKQKQIIEDKKAALAKQLNTAIAAEVYPFQKFWMGEDYHQNYERLHPNNGYIKNVSIPRLRRFQEKMPEVLKKNH, encoded by the coding sequence ATGAAGAAATTACTATTCACTTTATCCATCGCGCTTTTATTTAGCTGTCAAAACAATGCGCAAATTAGCGAAAAACAAAAAGCAGTAATTAATGCCAATCCCATTGAAGTACCGCTTAAAAATGGAAAAGCAAGCGCCTACTTCGCAAGCGGTTGTTTTTGGTGCGTTGAAGCTGTTTATGAAAGTGTAAAAGGTGTTGAAGAAGTCTATAACGGTTATTCAGGCGGTTTCACAAAAAACCCAACCTATGAATTAAGTAATACACGTAAAACAGGTCATGCCGAAGCTGTAGAAGTGATCTACGACCCAAAGATTGTAAGTTTTGAAACCTTGGTGGATGTCTATTTTGCCTCTCAAAATCCGACACAAGTAAACGGACAAGGTCCAGATCGAGGACCACAATACCGTTCAATTATTTTTTACCAAAATGACAAACAAAAACAAATCATTGAGGATAAAAAAGCTGCCTTAGCGAAACAATTAAATACCGCCATTGCAGCCGAAGTATACCCTTTCCAAAAATTCTGGATGGGAGAAGATTACCACCAAAACTATGAACGCTTGCACCCCAACAATGGATATATCAAAAATGTATCGATTCCAAGGCTTAGGAGATTTCAAGAAAAAATGCCTGAAGTTTTAAAGAAAAACCACTAA
- a CDS encoding zinc ribbon domain-containing protein, translating into MAKKAEASVEVRLRALYDLQLIDSRVDEIRNVRGELPLEVQDLEDEVEGLNTRIEKLATNLDLIDDQIKSKKNLIEEAKSLIKKYTEQQKNVRNNREYNSLTKEVEFQELEIQLAEKHIKEFKVQIDQKKEVIDETKGRLKDRKTHLKHKRSELDAILAETQKEEEALLKKSEDFQKKLDERLVNAYLRIRNNVKNGLAVVAIERGASGGSFFTIPPQIQVEIASRKKVITDEHSGRILVDAELAKEEKEKMEKMFAKL; encoded by the coding sequence ATGGCAAAAAAAGCTGAAGCATCTGTTGAAGTAAGATTAAGAGCACTGTATGATTTACAATTAATCGATTCAAGAGTAGATGAAATTAGAAATGTTAGAGGCGAGTTACCTCTTGAGGTTCAAGATTTAGAAGATGAAGTTGAAGGTTTAAATACTAGAATTGAGAAGTTGGCAACTAATCTTGATTTAATCGACGATCAAATTAAGTCTAAAAAGAACTTAATTGAGGAAGCTAAATCTTTGATCAAAAAGTACACAGAACAGCAAAAGAATGTTAGAAATAACAGAGAATACAACTCTTTAACTAAAGAGGTTGAATTTCAAGAATTAGAAATTCAATTAGCTGAAAAGCATATTAAAGAATTTAAAGTTCAAATAGATCAGAAAAAAGAAGTTATCGATGAGACCAAAGGTCGTCTTAAAGATCGTAAAACTCACTTAAAGCACAAGCGTAGTGAATTAGACGCCATCCTAGCTGAAACACAAAAAGAAGAAGAAGCGCTACTTAAAAAGTCTGAAGATTTTCAAAAGAAATTAGATGAACGTTTAGTCAATGCTTACTTACGTATTAGAAATAATGTAAAGAACGGCCTAGCAGTTGTTGCCATCGAAAGAGGTGCCTCTGGAGGTTCATTCTTCACCATTCCACCACAAATTCAAGTGGAAATTGCCTCTCGTAAAAAAGTAATTACAGATGAGCATAGTGGAAGAATATTAGTTGACGCTGAGTTAGCTAAAGAAGAAAAAGAAAAAATGGAGAAAATGTTTGCGAAACTTTAA
- a CDS encoding NAD(P)/FAD-dependent oxidoreductase, producing MKKQQNILIIGAGLCGSLLALRLGQRGYNVTVYEMRPDLRKTDISAGRSINLAFSNRGNKAMKLVGIEEKVKELCVPMNGRMLHDRERNTFLSNYSGREHEYINSISRGGLNALLLDEAETHDNVTLHFNKKCVSVDFEHTTATFEDFDTKKEFIEDADAIIATDGAGSALRKSYFLERKFLFSFSQNYLTHGYKELTILPTATGDYKTYKNALHIWPRGDFMVIALPNLDGSFTVTLFLSYDEGEYNFNNLTTPEIVTEFFRKEFPDALELMPNLVDDFFENPTAPLGTVKCSPWHYKGNTLLMGDSAHAIVPFYGQGMNASFEDVVEFDAVLDQYEGNWERIFSEYEKTRKKDTDAIADLAIDNFHEMKAHVANPIFQEKRKIEMALEKEFPKEYSSKYSLVTFNEHIGYRAAMLRGRAQDKAIITMLDEGRITPSDNLKAILEKVKTETEAILEDDRVAGLH from the coding sequence ATGAAAAAACAACAAAACATACTGATTATTGGCGCAGGACTCTGTGGTAGTCTTTTAGCACTTCGCTTAGGTCAGCGCGGATATAATGTTACGGTATATGAAATGCGTCCAGATTTACGCAAAACGGATATTTCTGCGGGTCGCTCTATCAACCTAGCGTTTTCAAATCGCGGAAATAAAGCTATGAAACTGGTGGGTATTGAGGAAAAAGTCAAAGAACTATGCGTTCCTATGAATGGCCGGATGCTGCACGACAGAGAGCGCAATACCTTTTTATCAAATTATAGTGGTCGGGAGCATGAATATATCAATTCCATTTCTCGTGGCGGACTCAATGCATTACTTTTAGATGAAGCCGAAACTCATGACAATGTCACCCTGCATTTTAATAAAAAATGTGTATCGGTAGACTTTGAACATACGACTGCCACATTTGAAGATTTCGATACTAAAAAAGAATTTATTGAAGATGCCGACGCTATTATTGCAACTGATGGCGCTGGGTCTGCGTTACGAAAAAGTTATTTTTTAGAGCGTAAATTTTTGTTTAGCTTTTCTCAAAATTACCTCACTCATGGTTACAAAGAACTAACGATTCTTCCAACGGCCACAGGCGATTATAAAACCTATAAAAATGCATTACACATTTGGCCAAGAGGAGACTTTATGGTGATTGCTTTACCTAACTTAGATGGTAGCTTTACGGTAACACTATTTTTAAGTTATGATGAAGGCGAATACAACTTTAATAATTTAACGACACCCGAAATTGTCACAGAATTCTTCCGGAAAGAATTTCCAGATGCTTTAGAGTTAATGCCAAATTTAGTAGATGATTTCTTCGAAAACCCAACCGCACCTCTAGGCACGGTAAAATGTTCACCATGGCATTATAAGGGCAACACCTTGCTTATGGGAGATTCGGCCCATGCCATTGTCCCCTTTTACGGACAAGGGATGAACGCGTCTTTTGAAGATGTCGTAGAGTTTGATGCGGTTTTAGATCAGTACGAAGGTAATTGGGAACGTATCTTTTCAGAATATGAAAAAACACGAAAAAAAGACACCGATGCTATAGCCGATTTAGCCATCGATAATTTCCATGAAATGAAAGCTCATGTGGCGAACCCAATATTTCAAGAAAAACGTAAAATTGAAATGGCTTTAGAAAAGGAATTTCCTAAAGAATACTCGTCAAAATATAGTTTAGTAACCTTTAATGAGCACATAGGCTATAGAGCGGCCATGTTAAGAGGTCGTGCCCAAGACAAAGCCATAATTACTATGTTAGACGAAGGTAGAATTACGCCTTCAGATAATTTAAAAGCTATATTAGAAAAAGTAAAAACTGAAACTGAAGCGATTTTAGAAGATGATAGAGTCGCTGGATTACATTAA
- a CDS encoding DUF6090 family protein encodes MENKTSKYFKYAIGEIVLVVIGILIALQINNWNEIQKEKAREQQILNSLREEFKQNINELEFDHKINLACINALKILLNFETSSDFETRTLDSLIGQAYNFATFDPRLGVINDLNSSGNLELIRDTKLRYALNQWTGELSDYQEDIIIRREYWINNYSPLVNKYIPLRNTDIFIDRTDYTRNFRVNTRQVPKSNYIEFLTNLETDGALFDYYLNQSFVTINEENILDFLEKTIVLIEANIQDD; translated from the coding sequence ATGGAAAATAAAACGTCCAAATACTTTAAATACGCCATAGGCGAGATTGTTCTTGTGGTTATTGGTATTCTCATTGCCCTACAGATTAATAATTGGAATGAAATCCAAAAGGAAAAAGCACGAGAACAACAAATATTAAATAGCCTAAGAGAAGAGTTCAAACAAAATATTAATGAACTTGAATTTGACCATAAAATAAATCTAGCATGCATTAACGCTTTAAAAATCCTTCTAAATTTCGAAACGTCATCTGATTTCGAAACAAGAACATTAGATAGTCTCATAGGGCAAGCCTATAATTTTGCAACATTCGATCCAAGACTTGGTGTTATCAACGACTTAAATTCTTCAGGAAATTTAGAATTAATACGAGATACGAAATTACGCTATGCTTTAAATCAATGGACAGGAGAATTAAGCGATTACCAAGAAGACATTATTATACGGAGAGAGTACTGGATTAATAATTATTCACCATTAGTTAACAAGTATATTCCTTTACGCAATACAGACATATTTATTGATCGTACGGATTATACGAGAAACTTTAGAGTTAATACCAGGCAAGTTCCTAAATCAAATTACATTGAGTTCCTAACAAATTTAGAAACTGATGGTGCTTTATTCGATTATTACTTAAATCAATCATTTGTCACAATAAACGAAGAAAACATATTAGACTTTTTAGAAAAAACAATTGTATTAATAGAAGCTAACATACAAGATGATTAA
- a CDS encoding RidA family protein has product MSENTVTPRGAYPHVKQVGDFIFVSGTSSRRPNNTIAGVDIIDEMGTKRLNIETQTREVLKNIESNLAKVGASLKDVVDVTSFLVNMNDFAGYNKAYGEFFDKATGPTRTTVAVHQLPHPDLVVEIKVIAYKKK; this is encoded by the coding sequence ATGAGTGAAAACACAGTAACACCAAGAGGAGCCTATCCGCATGTCAAACAAGTTGGCGATTTTATTTTCGTCTCAGGCACAAGCTCTAGACGCCCAAACAATACCATTGCTGGTGTAGATATTATTGACGAGATGGGAACCAAACGCCTTAATATAGAAACCCAAACCCGAGAAGTCTTAAAAAATATTGAAAGCAATCTTGCCAAAGTTGGAGCCTCACTTAAAGATGTGGTGGATGTTACTTCATTTTTAGTAAATATGAATGACTTTGCAGGTTATAATAAAGCCTATGGAGAATTCTTTGACAAAGCCACTGGACCAACAAGAACAACCGTAGCTGTGCATCAATTACCCCATCCCGATTTAGTCGTTGAGATTAAAGTGATAGCCTATAAAAAGAAGTAA